Proteins encoded in a region of the Streptomyces akebiae genome:
- a CDS encoding lipid-transfer protein — translation MAVLKDATAIVGIGQTPFAKRLPESERALACRAILAALDDAGIAPDEVDALASYTMEETDEVEVAKALGLGDLTFFSKVGYGGGGSCATVAHLAAAIATGQATVGVAWRSRKRGSGPRPWKNTAVQLPTPAQWTRPYGLLRPADEIAMLARRHMHEYGTTRDHLFNVALACRNRANQNPAAIMYERPLTREMYMNSRWISEPLCLFDNCLETDGALACVVVSAERARDCRRTPVYVHSAAQGLPAQHHGMVNYWNDDPLTGPAWTAARHLWKHADLTPDDIDVAQIYDAFTALIPLSLEGYGFCARGEGGAFTEGGALETGGRLPLNTSGGGLSEAYVHGFNLITEGVRQLRGTSTAQVPGAATCLVTAGEGVPTSALLLRN, via the coding sequence ATGGCCGTGCTCAAGGACGCGACAGCGATCGTCGGCATCGGCCAGACCCCCTTCGCCAAGCGCCTTCCGGAATCCGAACGGGCGTTGGCGTGCCGGGCGATCCTGGCCGCCCTCGACGACGCCGGGATAGCGCCGGACGAGGTCGACGCGCTCGCCTCGTACACCATGGAGGAGACCGACGAGGTCGAGGTGGCCAAGGCCCTGGGCCTCGGTGACCTCACCTTCTTCAGCAAGGTCGGCTACGGCGGCGGCGGTTCGTGCGCCACGGTCGCGCATCTCGCCGCCGCGATCGCCACCGGTCAGGCCACGGTCGGGGTCGCCTGGCGGTCCCGCAAACGCGGCTCCGGACCCCGCCCGTGGAAGAACACCGCGGTCCAACTCCCCACCCCGGCCCAGTGGACCCGCCCCTACGGCCTGCTGCGGCCCGCCGACGAGATAGCCATGCTGGCCCGCCGCCACATGCACGAGTACGGCACCACCCGCGACCACCTCTTCAACGTGGCCCTCGCCTGCCGCAACCGGGCCAACCAGAACCCCGCCGCGATCATGTACGAACGCCCGCTGACCCGCGAGATGTACATGAACTCCCGCTGGATCAGCGAACCCCTGTGCCTGTTCGACAACTGCCTGGAGACGGACGGCGCGCTGGCCTGCGTGGTGGTCTCCGCCGAGCGCGCCCGCGACTGCCGCCGCACCCCCGTCTACGTCCACTCCGCCGCCCAGGGCCTGCCCGCCCAGCACCACGGCATGGTCAACTACTGGAACGACGACCCGCTGACCGGCCCCGCCTGGACCGCCGCCCGCCACCTGTGGAAACACGCGGACCTCACCCCGGACGACATCGACGTCGCCCAGATCTACGACGCGTTCACCGCCCTGATCCCCCTGTCGCTGGAGGGGTACGGCTTCTGCGCGCGCGGCGAGGGCGGCGCCTTCACCGAGGGCGGCGCCCTGGAGACCGGCGGCCGGCTCCCCCTCAACACCTCCGGGGGCGGTCTCAGCGAGGCCTACGTGCACGGCTTCAACCTGATCACCGAGGGCGTACGGCAGCTGCGCGGCACGAGTACCGCCCAGGTCCCGGGCGCGGCGACCTGTCTGGTGACG
- a CDS encoding fatty acid--CoA ligase family protein, whose translation MEGRRGDLEWGTVPGLVRAAARRFAGVEAVVDGRTRVSYAELGARVERAAAACVANGVRAGDRVALWAPNSLDWIVSALGAVSAGAVLVPLNTRFKGGEAADVLARSRARLLFVTGTFLGTSYVASLRRAAGADAGRLRAPGADGVCERPGPLPGLPHLEQVVVLSDDAPADFRTWKDFLASGDGVSAQEVRARSDGLTGDSPSDIIFTSGTTGRPKGAVITHAQTLRAYEVWCELAGLRQGDRYLIVNPFFHTFGYKAGVIACLMRGATMIPQPVFNVETAMANVAAERVSVLPGPPTLHQSLLDHPARDDYDLGALRLVVTGAAVVPLRLVERLRAELRVDTVLTAYGLSEASGIVTMCRRGDEPSVIASTSGRAVPGAEVRVVDPLGSPLPPGSPGEVLVRGFNVMRGYFEDPVETARAVTPDGWFRTGDIGVLDEDGNLRITDRVKDMFIVGGFNAYPAEIEQLLGLHPDVADVAVVGVPDPRLGEVGKAFVVRRPGSLVTADDLIAWSRREMANYKVPRAVDFVGELPRNAGGKVVKGELRGR comes from the coding sequence ATGGAGGGACGGCGCGGTGACCTGGAGTGGGGGACCGTCCCGGGGCTGGTCCGCGCGGCGGCCCGGCGGTTCGCCGGGGTCGAGGCCGTCGTCGACGGGCGTACGCGGGTGTCGTACGCGGAGCTGGGCGCCCGGGTGGAGCGCGCGGCGGCGGCGTGCGTCGCGAACGGGGTGCGGGCCGGCGACCGGGTCGCCCTCTGGGCCCCGAACTCCCTCGACTGGATCGTCTCCGCGCTCGGCGCGGTCTCGGCGGGCGCGGTCCTCGTCCCGCTGAACACCCGCTTCAAGGGCGGTGAGGCGGCGGACGTGCTGGCGCGCAGCCGGGCCAGGCTGCTGTTCGTCACCGGAACCTTCCTCGGGACCTCGTACGTGGCCTCGCTCCGGCGCGCGGCCGGGGCGGACGCCGGGCGGCTGCGGGCGCCGGGGGCCGACGGTGTGTGCGAGCGGCCGGGGCCGCTGCCCGGACTCCCGCACCTGGAACAGGTGGTGGTGCTCTCGGACGACGCCCCCGCCGACTTCCGCACCTGGAAGGACTTCCTCGCCAGCGGCGACGGGGTGAGCGCGCAGGAGGTGCGGGCGCGGTCGGACGGACTGACGGGCGACTCCCCTTCCGACATCATCTTCACGTCCGGGACGACCGGCCGCCCCAAGGGCGCGGTGATCACCCATGCGCAGACCCTGCGGGCGTACGAGGTGTGGTGCGAGCTGGCAGGCCTCCGGCAGGGCGACCGCTACCTCATCGTGAACCCGTTCTTCCACACCTTCGGCTACAAGGCCGGGGTGATCGCCTGCCTCATGCGGGGCGCGACGATGATCCCCCAGCCGGTGTTCAACGTGGAGACGGCGATGGCCAACGTGGCGGCCGAGCGGGTCTCGGTCCTGCCCGGCCCGCCCACCCTGCACCAGTCCCTCCTGGACCACCCCGCCCGCGACGACTACGACCTCGGCGCGCTGCGTCTGGTGGTGACGGGCGCGGCGGTGGTCCCGCTCCGACTCGTCGAACGGCTGCGGGCCGAACTGCGCGTGGACACCGTGCTGACGGCGTACGGCCTGTCCGAGGCGTCCGGCATCGTCACCATGTGCCGGCGCGGCGACGAGCCGTCGGTGATCGCGTCGACGTCGGGCCGGGCGGTCCCGGGGGCGGAGGTGCGCGTCGTCGATCCGCTGGGCTCCCCGCTGCCGCCCGGCTCCCCCGGAGAGGTCCTCGTCCGCGGCTTCAACGTCATGCGCGGCTACTTCGAGGATCCCGTCGAGACCGCGCGGGCGGTCACGCCCGACGGCTGGTTCCGCACCGGGGACATAGGCGTCCTGGACGAGGACGGCAACCTGCGGATCACCGACCGGGTCAAGGACATGTTCATCGTCGGCGGGTTCAACGCGTATCCCGCCGAGATCGAGCAACTCCTCGGTCTCCACCCGGATGTCGCGGACGTGGCGGTCGTCGGCGTCCCCGACCCGCGCCTCGGCGAGGTCGGCAAGGCGTTCGTCGTCCGCCGCCCGGGGTCCCTGGTGACCGCCGACGACCTCATCGCCTGGTCCCGTCGGGAGATGGCCAACTACAAGGTGCCGAGGGCGGTCGACTTCGTGGGCGAACTGCCGCGCAACGCCGGCGGGAAGGTGGTGAAGGGGGAGCTGCGGGGGAGGTGA
- a CDS encoding DUF6247 family protein: MSAAQARPDAPVTARPETTPPALRAALTQVAPHRLAEMDRQKDEAITLATRTRSLRPIARFLETWAVAIEIARFPASAARLRTAERTARTVDPDDPAWREAMDEIHALHTAARKALSDD; the protein is encoded by the coding sequence ATGAGCGCAGCGCAGGCCCGACCGGACGCTCCCGTCACCGCGCGGCCGGAGACGACACCGCCGGCGTTGCGGGCGGCCCTCACGCAGGTGGCCCCTCACCGTCTCGCCGAGATGGACCGGCAGAAGGACGAGGCCATCACGCTGGCGACCCGTACGCGCAGCCTCCGCCCGATCGCCCGGTTCCTCGAAACCTGGGCCGTGGCCATCGAGATCGCCCGCTTCCCCGCCTCCGCCGCGCGCCTGCGCACCGCCGAGCGCACCGCACGCACCGTGGACCCCGACGACCCCGCCTGGCGCGAGGCCATGGACGAGATCCACGCCCTGCACACGGCGGCCCGCAAGGCACTGAGCGACGACTGA
- a CDS encoding sigma-like protein, which translates to MSEEKKKDPEITTMDQHAPAPPKKDGAITTMDQHAPAPPSEEPEITAMDQHAPAPPALDLDGGK; encoded by the coding sequence ATGAGCGAAGAGAAGAAGAAGGACCCGGAGATCACCACGATGGACCAGCACGCGCCCGCCCCGCCGAAGAAGGACGGCGCGATCACGACGATGGACCAGCACGCGCCCGCGCCGCCGAGCGAGGAGCCGGAGATCACCGCGATGGACCAGCACGCGCCCGCCCCGCCCGCCCTCGACCTCGACGGCGGCAAGTAG
- a CDS encoding AfsR/SARP family transcriptional regulator: MGGGPGVPEVGGPRVPEQRTAVDAETVQPDPEAPAELRFSVLGPVRAWRGAEPLATGSPQQRALLAALLLREGRTATASELIDALWGDEPPSQALAAVRTYASRLRKVLSPGVLVSESGGYAVRALPAGALDLAVAQELATDAEKAKNSGDLCRARRLLNKALGLWDGEVLASVPGPYAETQRARLDEWRLQLVESRLDMDLEQGCHAEAVSELTALTAAHPLRERLRELLMLALYRSGRQAEALAVYADTRRLLADELGVDPRPGLRELQQRILRADPGLAEPSAPLAPEPAATPVRPAQLPATVPDFTGRASLVDDLSGVLAEASGAQGQVMAVSALAGIGGVGKTTLAVHVAHRSRSAFPDGQLYVDLQGAGSRPADPETVLGSFLRALGTADSAIPDSLAERSALYRSVLDGRRVLVLLDNARDAAQVRPLLPGTAGCAALVTARVRMVDLAGAHLVDLDVMSPDEALRLFTKIVGEERVAAERTAALDVVAACGFLPLAIRIAASRLAARRTWTVSVLAAKLADERRRLDELQAGDLAVKATFELGYGQLEPAQARAFRLLGLADGPDISLAAAAAVLDLPLEETEDLLEILVDTSLLESAAPGRYRFHDLVRLYARACAERDEQPSGEEESGERESAMSRLLDFYLATATRVYAIERPGDRTVAHLERSRYDGREFASASDALDWLHAEAEPLLACVQQSLGASTLRRAVDLLLATIDLAESGAGSRRYETTALAARDAAAALGDAHAETRARITLAQVLSQAGRFEEAEREAERADLVNRTADDPWTSGAAPNQLGIIAICTARFPDAEVFLIRAIEAFQADGNTPGEASAVCNLSRSLASMGRTARAVDLAQRGVEIYDELGMSVRLANARYASGIVLTQAGRLPEALEQLDAALRIFTENRQRLWEGTTHFRVAQVHLAARRPAQAARHAEQALSIGCIGGDWMRANALTLLGRALMALGQSDRARACWREALTMYEQSGSSEAAEVRGLLHPLAAA; the protein is encoded by the coding sequence ATGGGCGGTGGACCGGGAGTGCCGGAGGTCGGTGGGCCGCGAGTGCCGGAGCAAAGGACTGCCGTGGACGCCGAGACCGTGCAACCGGACCCCGAAGCCCCGGCCGAGCTGCGTTTCAGCGTGCTCGGACCCGTGCGGGCCTGGCGCGGCGCCGAACCTCTCGCCACCGGTTCGCCACAGCAACGCGCCCTGCTCGCAGCACTGTTGCTCCGCGAGGGCCGTACGGCCACCGCGAGCGAGCTGATCGACGCGCTGTGGGGCGACGAGCCGCCGTCCCAGGCGCTGGCGGCGGTGCGGACGTACGCCTCCCGGCTGCGCAAGGTGCTCTCCCCCGGTGTCCTGGTCAGCGAGTCCGGTGGCTACGCGGTCCGCGCGCTGCCCGCCGGCGCCCTGGACCTCGCCGTGGCCCAGGAACTGGCGACCGACGCGGAGAAGGCCAAGAACTCCGGTGACCTGTGCCGAGCCCGCCGGCTGCTGAACAAGGCGCTCGGGCTGTGGGACGGCGAGGTCCTGGCGAGCGTTCCGGGGCCCTACGCGGAGACGCAGCGGGCCCGCCTCGACGAGTGGCGGCTGCAACTGGTCGAATCACGACTGGACATGGACCTGGAGCAGGGCTGTCACGCGGAGGCGGTCTCCGAGCTGACCGCGCTCACCGCCGCGCACCCGTTGCGGGAGCGACTGCGCGAACTGCTGATGCTGGCGCTGTACCGCAGCGGACGTCAGGCGGAGGCCCTCGCGGTGTACGCGGACACCCGCCGCCTGCTCGCGGACGAACTCGGCGTGGACCCGCGCCCGGGCCTGCGCGAGTTGCAGCAGCGCATCCTGCGAGCGGACCCCGGCCTCGCGGAACCCTCCGCTCCCCTGGCCCCCGAACCGGCCGCCACCCCGGTCCGGCCCGCCCAGCTCCCCGCCACCGTCCCGGACTTCACCGGCCGCGCCTCCCTCGTCGACGACCTCAGCGGGGTGCTGGCGGAGGCCTCCGGCGCGCAGGGCCAGGTGATGGCCGTGTCCGCGCTGGCCGGCATCGGCGGCGTCGGCAAGACGACCCTCGCGGTGCATGTGGCCCACCGGTCCAGATCGGCCTTCCCGGACGGCCAGTTGTACGTCGACCTCCAGGGCGCCGGCTCCCGCCCCGCCGACCCGGAGACCGTCCTCGGCTCCTTCCTGCGCGCCCTGGGCACGGCCGACTCGGCGATCCCCGACTCCCTGGCGGAGCGGTCGGCCCTGTACCGGTCGGTCCTGGACGGCCGCCGGGTGCTGGTCCTGCTCGACAACGCGCGCGACGCCGCCCAGGTACGGCCCCTGCTGCCGGGCACGGCGGGCTGCGCGGCCCTCGTCACCGCCCGGGTGCGGATGGTGGACCTGGCCGGCGCCCATCTCGTCGACCTGGACGTGATGTCGCCCGACGAGGCCCTGCGGCTCTTCACGAAGATCGTCGGCGAGGAGCGCGTCGCGGCGGAACGCACGGCAGCCCTGGACGTCGTCGCGGCCTGCGGCTTCCTGCCGCTCGCCATCCGCATCGCCGCGTCCCGGCTGGCGGCGCGCAGAACCTGGACGGTGTCCGTCCTGGCCGCCAAACTCGCCGACGAGCGGCGCCGGTTGGACGAGCTCCAGGCCGGCGACCTGGCCGTGAAGGCCACCTTCGAGCTGGGCTACGGCCAGCTGGAGCCCGCCCAGGCACGGGCGTTCAGGCTGCTCGGCCTCGCGGACGGCCCGGACATCTCGCTGGCCGCCGCGGCCGCCGTACTGGACCTGCCGCTGGAGGAGACCGAGGACCTCCTGGAGATCCTCGTCGACACCTCCCTCCTCGAATCCGCCGCGCCCGGCCGCTACCGCTTCCACGACCTCGTGCGGCTCTACGCGCGTGCATGTGCCGAGCGGGACGAACAGCCGTCGGGAGAGGAGGAGTCGGGGGAGCGGGAGTCGGCGATGTCACGGCTGCTGGACTTCTATCTGGCGACGGCGACGCGGGTGTACGCGATCGAGCGGCCGGGGGACCGAACCGTCGCGCATCTGGAGCGGAGCCGGTACGACGGCCGGGAGTTCGCCTCCGCCTCGGATGCGCTGGACTGGCTGCACGCGGAGGCGGAGCCGCTGCTCGCCTGCGTTCAGCAGTCGCTCGGAGCGTCCACCCTGCGACGGGCCGTCGACCTGCTGCTGGCCACCATCGATCTGGCGGAGTCCGGGGCCGGTTCCCGCCGCTACGAGACGACCGCGCTCGCCGCACGTGACGCGGCCGCGGCCCTCGGGGACGCGCACGCCGAGACCCGGGCACGCATCACGCTGGCCCAGGTCCTCAGCCAGGCGGGGCGTTTCGAGGAGGCGGAGAGGGAGGCCGAGCGCGCCGATCTCGTGAACCGAACGGCCGACGACCCCTGGACGAGCGGCGCCGCCCCCAACCAGTTGGGGATCATCGCCATCTGCACCGCCCGCTTCCCGGACGCCGAGGTCTTCCTGATCAGAGCCATCGAGGCGTTCCAGGCGGACGGCAACACACCGGGCGAGGCCAGCGCGGTGTGCAATCTGTCCCGTTCCCTCGCCTCGATGGGCCGTACCGCCAGAGCGGTCGATCTCGCGCAGCGAGGCGTGGAGATCTACGACGAGCTGGGGATGTCCGTACGCCTCGCGAACGCCCGCTACGCCTCGGGGATCGTGCTCACGCAGGCGGGCCGGCTCCCGGAGGCCCTGGAGCAGCTCGACGCGGCGCTGCGGATCTTCACCGAGAACCGTCAGCGGCTCTGGGAGGGAACGACCCACTTCCGGGTGGCCCAGGTTCACCTGGCGGCCCGTCGCCCCGCCCAGGCCGCCCGGCACGCCGAACAGGCGCTGTCGATCGGCTGCATCGGCGGCGACTGGATGAGGGCCAACGCCCTGACCCTGCTGGGCAGGGCGTTGATGGCCCTCGGCCAGTCGGACCGGGCCCGCGCCTGCTGGCGTGAGGCGCTCACGATGTACGAGCAGTCCGGCTCGTCCGAGGCCGCGGAGGTGCGCGGCCTCCTCCATCCGCTCGCGGCGGCGTGA
- a CDS encoding amidohydrolase family protein, translating to MDTLETSATDPDSPATAPAPFPKIISVDDHTVEPPNVWQDRLPKKYLDTGPRVVRAPLKEMTFLGGRFKPVMGAPGDDGPIGDWWVYEDLHRPLTRLDTAVGYSRDEIKLEIITYEQMRPGSYDVPQRLADMDVNHVQSALCFPTFPRFCGQTFTEAADRELGLLGVRAYNDWMVEEWCGPEARGRLIPLTLIPLWDAELAAAEVRRNAARGVRAVAFSEIPPHLGLPSVHTDDWDPFLAACDETGTVVAMHIGSSSRMPSTSADAPPAVGSTITFANCCFSMVDWLMSGKFERFPNLKVMYAEGQIGWIPYILERADVVWEENRGWGGVADKVHRPPSELFADHVYGCFFDDAFGLRNLDAIGVGNVLYETDYPHSDSTWPESRQVGEAQMGHLDPDVVDRIVRRNAIELLGLTEDGLWAGPGSAS from the coding sequence ATGGACACCTTGGAGACGAGCGCCACGGATCCCGACAGCCCCGCCACCGCCCCGGCCCCCTTCCCGAAGATCATCTCCGTCGACGACCACACGGTGGAGCCCCCGAACGTCTGGCAGGACCGGCTCCCCAAGAAGTACCTGGACACGGGCCCCCGGGTGGTCCGCGCGCCGCTGAAGGAGATGACGTTCCTCGGCGGCCGGTTCAAGCCCGTGATGGGCGCCCCCGGCGACGACGGCCCCATCGGCGACTGGTGGGTCTACGAGGACCTGCACCGCCCGCTGACCCGCCTCGACACCGCCGTCGGCTACTCCAGGGACGAGATCAAGCTGGAGATCATCACCTACGAGCAGATGCGCCCCGGCTCGTACGACGTCCCGCAGCGCCTCGCCGACATGGACGTCAACCACGTCCAGTCGGCCCTGTGCTTCCCGACCTTCCCCCGCTTCTGCGGCCAGACCTTCACCGAGGCCGCGGACCGTGAACTCGGGCTGCTCGGCGTCCGGGCGTACAACGACTGGATGGTGGAGGAGTGGTGCGGCCCCGAGGCGCGGGGCCGGCTCATCCCGCTCACCCTCATCCCGTTGTGGGACGCGGAGCTGGCGGCGGCGGAGGTGCGCAGGAACGCGGCGCGCGGCGTCCGCGCGGTGGCCTTCTCCGAGATACCCCCGCACCTGGGCCTCCCCTCCGTCCACACCGACGACTGGGACCCCTTCCTCGCCGCCTGCGACGAGACCGGCACGGTCGTCGCCATGCACATCGGGTCCTCCAGCCGCATGCCGTCCACCTCCGCGGACGCGCCGCCCGCCGTCGGCTCCACCATCACCTTCGCCAACTGCTGCTTCTCGATGGTCGACTGGCTGATGAGCGGCAAGTTCGAACGCTTCCCGAACCTCAAGGTCATGTACGCCGAGGGCCAGATCGGCTGGATCCCGTACATCCTGGAACGCGCGGACGTCGTCTGGGAGGAGAACCGGGGCTGGGGCGGCGTCGCGGACAAGGTCCACCGCCCGCCGTCGGAGCTGTTCGCCGACCACGTCTACGGCTGCTTCTTCGACGACGCGTTCGGGCTCCGCAACCTGGACGCGATCGGCGTCGGCAACGTCCTCTACGAGACCGACTACCCCCACTCCGACTCCACCTGGCCCGAGTCCCGCCAGGTGGGCGAGGCCCAGATGGGCCACCTGGACCCGGACGTGGTGGACCGGATCGTGCGGCGGAACGCGATCGAGTTGCTGGGGCTGACGGAGGACGGGCTGTGGGCGGGGCCGGGGAGCGCGAGTTGA
- a CDS encoding LLM class F420-dependent oxidoreductase: MQLPVQSQSTLYAEPWEADAGPRELAEVARAADRAGFAYVAVCDHVAIPRRLAPAMSTVWYDPVATLAYLAAVTERVRLLSHVAVVGLRHPLLTAKQYATLDHLSAGRLILGVGAGHVREEFEALGVDFERRGAVLDECVDALRAALGPDEFPSHHGKRYDFEDLGQMPRPAQDRVPLWVGGSSPAAVRRAAVRGDGWLPQGDPRDRLPAQIARLRRLRQEAGATGPFTIGAITEPLYVGEPTWDVGRRTLTGSPAAMAESLRAYRAMGVDQIQVRFRSRGVGELADQMGAFGGEVGPLL; the protein is encoded by the coding sequence ATGCAGCTCCCCGTCCAGTCGCAGAGCACCCTCTACGCCGAGCCCTGGGAGGCGGACGCGGGGCCGCGGGAGCTGGCCGAGGTCGCGCGGGCCGCCGACCGGGCGGGGTTCGCGTACGTCGCCGTCTGCGACCACGTGGCCATCCCGCGCCGTCTCGCGCCCGCGATGAGCACCGTCTGGTACGACCCGGTCGCCACGCTCGCCTACCTGGCCGCCGTCACCGAACGGGTCCGGCTGCTCAGCCATGTCGCGGTGGTCGGCCTGCGCCACCCGCTCCTCACGGCCAAGCAGTACGCCACCCTCGACCATCTCTCCGCCGGCCGGCTGATCCTCGGTGTGGGCGCCGGGCACGTACGGGAGGAGTTCGAGGCGTTGGGGGTGGACTTCGAGCGGCGGGGGGCGGTGCTGGACGAGTGCGTGGACGCGCTGCGCGCCGCCCTCGGACCGGACGAATTCCCCTCCCACCACGGCAAGCGGTACGACTTCGAGGACTTGGGCCAGATGCCCCGGCCCGCCCAGGACCGGGTGCCCCTCTGGGTGGGCGGCTCGTCCCCGGCCGCCGTCCGCCGGGCCGCCGTCCGGGGCGACGGCTGGTTGCCCCAGGGCGACCCGCGCGACCGCCTCCCGGCCCAGATCGCCCGACTCCGCCGACTACGGCAGGAGGCGGGCGCCACCGGCCCCTTCACCATCGGCGCGATCACCGAGCCGCTGTACGTGGGTGAGCCGACCTGGGACGTCGGGCGGCGCACCCTCACCGGGAGCCCGGCCGCGATGGCCGAGTCCTTGCGCGCGTACCGCGCGATGGGGGTGGATCAGATCCAGGTGCGGTTCCGGAGCCGTGGCGTGGGTGAACTCGCGGATCAGATGGGAGCGTTCGGGGGCGAGGTGGGGCCCCTGTTGTAG
- a CDS encoding ATP-binding cassette domain-containing protein, which produces MPDGHGCPISGRVLFSGTDLTSASREFRRHVAWLPQRVPSSRQLTAREYVAYIAWLKGESRSGAWERAAVTLDQVGLAEQADQKTAKLSGGQLRRVGIACALAHDARVILLDEPTAGLDPHQRTVFRDVLREVSAKTPVLMSTHDVADLADEADTVTLMDGGRIRHHGATQSFLDHAHADAVPARRAESAYSVLMRLENSQ; this is translated from the coding sequence GTGCCCGACGGCCACGGGTGCCCGATTTCGGGCAGAGTCCTGTTCAGCGGCACGGACCTGACCTCCGCCAGCCGTGAATTCCGGCGTCACGTGGCGTGGCTTCCTCAGCGGGTGCCCAGCTCAAGGCAATTGACCGCCCGCGAGTATGTGGCCTACATCGCCTGGCTGAAGGGGGAGAGCCGCTCCGGTGCTTGGGAGCGCGCAGCAGTCACCCTCGACCAGGTCGGCCTGGCCGAGCAGGCAGACCAGAAGACCGCCAAGCTCTCCGGTGGCCAACTGCGCCGTGTTGGTATCGCGTGTGCCCTGGCTCATGACGCGCGGGTCATCCTGTTGGACGAGCCGACGGCCGGGCTCGATCCTCACCAGCGCACGGTCTTCCGTGACGTGCTGCGTGAGGTCTCTGCGAAGACTCCGGTACTCATGTCTACGCATGATGTCGCCGATCTGGCCGACGAAGCCGACACCGTCACCCTGATGGACGGCGGCCGGATCCGCCACCACGGAGCAACCCAGAGCTTCCTGGACCACGCGCATGCCGACGCCGTACCCGCGCGCCGGGCCGAGTCGGCGTATTCCGTCCTCATGCGGCTCGAGAACTCGCAATGA
- a CDS encoding GntR family transcriptional regulator has translation MDLDRGKPVWPQLADELRRRIDAGTYAPGSRFPAVVDLATEFDVAASTVQKAVASLRTEGRLRTVLGQGSFVVDQEA, from the coding sequence ATGGATCTTGACCGTGGCAAGCCTGTGTGGCCCCAGCTCGCGGATGAACTGCGCCGCCGGATCGACGCCGGTACGTATGCTCCCGGTAGCCGCTTCCCCGCTGTGGTGGACCTGGCCACGGAGTTCGACGTCGCCGCGTCGACAGTGCAGAAGGCGGTGGCATCCCTCCGAACGGAGGGCAGGCTTCGTACAGTTCTGGGGCAGGGGTCGTTCGTCGTTGATCAGGAGGCGTGA
- a CDS encoding ABC transporter ATP-binding protein, which translates to MAISHDLSGAGSSPVPEGDTVIDVRDLWMRYRSQEVLKGVGFTARRGEVVVLLGPNGAGKTTTIEVLEGFRMRSAGDVTVLGTDPARGDERWRARLGIVLQSWRDHGKWRVRELLAHLGSYYAPYSTALVRRPWDVDELIAAVGLTEQANKRVGTLSGGQRRRLDVAVGIVGRPELLFLDEPTAGLDPEARSEFHGLVRGLADENTTVLLTTHDLAEAEKLADRILILAAGRIVADGAAEELSRQASAEATVRWTRDGRPFEEATAEPTRFVRRLFEEHGDAIGGLEVRRASLEDTYLTMVREVEAGSVPGERAAHAFGEEAR; encoded by the coding sequence ATGGCGATCAGCCATGACTTATCCGGGGCTGGGAGCAGCCCGGTGCCGGAGGGTGACACGGTCATCGACGTACGGGATCTGTGGATGCGCTACCGCAGCCAGGAGGTCCTGAAGGGGGTCGGCTTCACTGCCCGGCGAGGCGAAGTCGTCGTGCTGCTCGGCCCGAACGGCGCCGGCAAGACGACCACGATTGAGGTCCTGGAAGGCTTCCGGATGCGCTCGGCCGGTGACGTGACCGTCCTCGGCACCGATCCGGCGCGCGGGGACGAGCGATGGCGCGCGCGCCTGGGCATCGTGTTGCAGTCCTGGCGCGACCACGGCAAGTGGCGGGTGCGGGAACTGCTGGCCCACCTCGGTTCGTACTATGCGCCGTACTCCACTGCCCTGGTACGGCGGCCGTGGGACGTCGACGAGCTGATCGCCGCCGTGGGGCTGACCGAGCAGGCGAACAAACGGGTCGGGACCCTGTCCGGTGGGCAGCGCAGGCGTCTCGACGTGGCCGTCGGCATCGTGGGCAGACCCGAACTGCTTTTCCTGGACGAGCCGACGGCGGGTCTGGACCCGGAGGCCAGGAGCGAGTTCCACGGACTGGTGCGAGGCCTCGCGGACGAGAACACCACCGTTCTGCTGACCACGCACGACCTCGCCGAGGCGGAGAAGCTCGCCGACCGCATCCTCATCCTGGCCGCCGGCCGGATCGTGGCCGACGGCGCGGCCGAGGAACTGTCCCGTCAGGCGTCGGCCGAGGCCACGGTGCGCTGGACGCGGGACGGGCGGCCCTTCGAGGAGGCGACGGCCGAGCCCACCCGGTTCGTCCGTCGGCTGTTCGAGGAGCACGGCGACGCGATCGGCGGGCTGGAGGTGCGCCGGGCGAGCCTGGAAGACACCTACCTGACGATGGTCAGGGAAGTGGAGGCGGGGAGTGTCCCCGGCGAGCGGGCGGCACACGCCTTCGGGGAGGAAGCGCGATGA